The following are encoded in a window of Rhodothermaceae bacterium genomic DNA:
- a CDS encoding T9SS type A sorting domain-containing protein, whose translation MNTFNNMIQKCLPVWAVSSFLLLSTALAQGTATYELTFTSTWSASTHPTDFPSNPHFSGLIGGTHNSSVTFWSTGSTASAGIESMAETGGTSTLRSEVNQAISASNAGEVISGGGIGRSPGSVKTTFQVTPQWNLVTVTSMLAPSPDWFVGVSGLNLLDNDNNWRQRVEVDLFVYDAGTDSGPNYTSPNDDTDPAENISRIGTSPFLVDGSVKSVGSFVFELKSSTPQVSLSVDNNSVEEGEAVTVTIELSEALTNNVSIPLNLTPGTAESDDYDSTSPVNVTITGGQTEADHTINTYEDNDIQNESFTVQIDTDNLPSGVVAGSPLSAQVTITDDDVPEVSLSVDNNSVEEGETVTVTVELSIPLTSNVTIPLNLTSGTAEFGDYDSRTPVNVTITGGQTEADHTINTYEDSDAKDESFSVAIDEDNLPAEVIAGSPRSVNITITDPDVPEVSLSVDKNSVEEGESVTVTVELSDDLFSNVTIPLELTSGTAESSDYDSTSPINIEIISGQTEAEHTINTYEDDDIEDESFTVAIDEDSLPFGTLLGSPASADITIIDASMPEISLSVDQDSVMEGQSVTVTIELSESLAINTTIPLILTSGTAESDDYDSASPVNIDITSGQTEVEHTINTYEDADTENETFTVAIDEDDLPTGIILGSSISAEVTITDNDMPGILAPVSVEVDEGKSEAVQVSLMTQPSSDVTVTITGYQNTNMEPDQETLTFTRDNYNTPQTVTLITTEDSDLLNDEVTLTLAASGGGYDEVSHTLAVTIRDNMGVGIEDEEPTISITLWGNYPNPVSDLTKIVFDLPEPAQISIRVTDLLGRIVQTTPYGWYEAGRDHTVELGTDNLTSGVYYYTLRIDTGDQVFQRSKAMSIVR comes from the coding sequence ATGAATACCTTCAATAATATGATTCAAAAGTGTCTGCCCGTATGGGCAGTGAGCAGCTTTCTGCTCCTATCAACAGCCCTGGCGCAGGGTACTGCCACGTATGAGCTCACCTTTACTTCAACCTGGTCGGCGTCTACACATCCCACAGATTTTCCATCGAATCCTCATTTTTCTGGGCTAATTGGAGGGACTCACAACAGTTCAGTTACGTTCTGGAGCACTGGATCAACGGCCAGTGCCGGAATCGAGAGTATGGCAGAAACAGGAGGGACATCAACACTTCGCAGCGAAGTTAATCAGGCAATCAGTGCGTCAAATGCGGGTGAAGTCATTAGTGGAGGCGGCATTGGTCGATCGCCGGGATCTGTAAAAACTACCTTTCAGGTTACCCCTCAGTGGAATCTTGTGACAGTCACCTCTATGCTCGCACCCAGCCCAGACTGGTTTGTTGGCGTTTCCGGGCTGAATTTGCTGGATAATGATAATAACTGGAGACAGCGAGTTGAGGTTGACTTGTTTGTCTATGACGCGGGAACCGATAGTGGCCCCAACTATACCTCACCGAATGACGATACGGATCCTGCAGAGAATATAAGCCGCATCGGTACGTCTCCGTTTTTGGTTGATGGGTCCGTCAAATCAGTAGGAAGCTTTGTCTTCGAACTGAAATCAAGCACACCCCAGGTGAGCTTATCGGTAGATAATAATTCTGTAGAAGAGGGAGAGGCGGTTACGGTGACCATAGAGTTGTCCGAGGCTCTGACGAATAATGTGAGCATCCCCCTAAATCTTACACCTGGGACCGCCGAATCCGACGACTACGACAGTACCTCTCCAGTGAATGTCACGATCACTGGAGGTCAGACGGAAGCCGACCATACCATCAACACCTATGAAGATAACGATATTCAGAATGAATCCTTCACTGTGCAAATAGATACAGACAATCTACCCTCTGGAGTGGTGGCGGGTAGTCCCCTCTCGGCACAGGTCACGATTACAGATGACGATGTACCGGAAGTCTCCCTGTCGGTTGATAATAATTCTGTCGAAGAAGGAGAGACAGTGACGGTAACCGTGGAATTGTCTATACCGCTGACAAGTAATGTGACTATCCCCCTGAATCTCACATCTGGGACTGCTGAATTCGGCGATTATGACAGCAGGACTCCAGTGAATGTCACTATCACCGGTGGCCAAACTGAAGCCGACCATACAATCAACACCTATGAAGATAGCGACGCGAAAGATGAATCCTTCAGTGTGGCCATAGATGAGGATAATCTACCCGCTGAAGTGATAGCTGGAAGCCCCCGCTCAGTAAATATCACGATCACAGACCCCGATGTGCCGGAGGTCTCTTTGTCGGTAGATAAAAATTCTGTGGAGGAAGGAGAATCTGTGACCGTGACGGTCGAACTGTCTGACGATCTGTTCAGTAATGTGACCATTCCCTTGGAACTTACATCCGGAACAGCTGAATCCAGTGATTATGACAGTACGTCTCCGATCAACATAGAAATCATTAGTGGCCAAACTGAGGCCGAGCACACCATCAATACTTACGAAGATGACGACATTGAGGACGAGTCTTTTACAGTGGCTATCGATGAGGACAGTCTGCCATTTGGCACCCTGCTAGGTAGTCCAGCCTCAGCGGACATCACGATCATAGATGCCAGCATGCCGGAAATTTCACTGTCAGTAGATCAAGATTCTGTAATGGAAGGACAATCGGTGACGGTAACGATAGAGCTGTCCGAGTCTTTGGCAATCAATACGACCATTCCCTTAATACTCACATCTGGAACCGCCGAATCCGACGATTATGACAGCGCCTCTCCGGTGAACATAGACATCACCAGTGGTCAAACTGAAGTTGAGCATACCATCAACACCTATGAAGATGCCGATACCGAAAATGAAACCTTCACGGTGGCCATAGATGAGGATGATCTACCAACCGGAATTATTTTGGGGAGCTCGATTTCCGCCGAGGTCACGATCACGGATAACGATATGCCGGGGATATTGGCCCCCGTCTCTGTGGAGGTTGACGAGGGGAAATCAGAAGCAGTTCAAGTTTCGCTTATGACGCAACCTTCAAGCGATGTAACCGTGACCATCACCGGGTATCAGAATACCAACATGGAGCCTGATCAGGAGACACTGACATTTACGCGAGACAACTATAACACTCCACAGACCGTAACCTTAATCACAACAGAGGACAGTGACCTATTAAACGATGAGGTGACACTGACACTGGCGGCATCGGGAGGAGGCTACGATGAAGTATCTCACACATTGGCGGTGACGATCAGAGACAATATGGGTGTAGGCATTGAAGATGAAGAGCCAACCATCTCCATTACGCTTTGGGGGAATTATCCAAATCCGGTGTCAGACCTCACAAAAATAGTGTTCGATCTGCCAGAACCAGCACAAATATCAATTCGTGTGACCGACCTATTGGGACGGATCGTTCAGACGACTCCCTACGGATGGTATGAAGCCGGCAGAGATCATACGGTAGAGCTTGGCACAGACAACCTGACCTCAGGAGTCTATTATTATACACTCAGGATAGATACGGGAGATCAAGTTTTTCAACGATCAAAGGCCATGTCAATCGTGAGATAG
- a CDS encoding elongation factor G, whose translation MKVYNPEHIRNVVLVGHQGSGKTSLAESMLYVSKKTRRLGTVTEGSTVSDYQPSEKERQMSIFSSLLHAEWKEHKINIIDTPGYPDFVGEVVAAVRVADTSIFVMNAQEGVEVGTELAWAAATENEKPAMFVINQIDRPQADVDSLITQMRDRFGSGITVIQFPGGAPNELIDVLIMKKITFDSSSQGPPTFSEIPDEFRERAEELHNALVEDIAVSDEELMEKYLESERLTEDEMRAGLRDAMLQRSLYPIFCTAATENVGSARLMSFIGNVVPSPLEAASLPLTEGKVAEPSMEGNPIVFVYRTMAEHHVGDYSFFRVCNGAIESGMDLENAQSGTSERLGQLYVLCGRDRETVSRMNMGDIGALVKLRDTHTNNTLHKKGNRVVVTPIPFPEPRYREAIQAKTEGEEDKLAQGLHQITAEDPSLVVMHEPHLSQITLGGQGAMHLKVAQYRLKSKVNVEVEYTRPRVAYRETVTTEARDSYRHKKQTGGAGQFADISVLIEPLDGEFRKRPDINVRNVAQSQTAWGSTIEFIDAIVGGVIDMRRFFGAIQKGVLEGMQRGPVAGYPVGDVRFVIFDGGMHSVDSNENAFRTAARMVFRESFRKAKPVILEPIHDVEVTVPDTYTGDVMGDLNGRRATIKGMEAEGTMQKILVQVPEAELYQYSTRVRSMTQGRGIHSARFSHYQAMPRNVQEKVVAVAAKEDQD comes from the coding sequence ATGAAAGTATATAATCCTGAGCATATCCGAAATGTTGTGTTGGTCGGCCATCAAGGTAGTGGAAAAACCTCCTTGGCTGAGTCTATGCTGTATGTCAGCAAAAAGACACGCCGTTTAGGTACGGTCACCGAAGGATCTACGGTCAGTGATTATCAGCCGAGTGAAAAGGAGAGGCAGATGTCCATCTTCTCGTCTCTTTTGCACGCGGAGTGGAAAGAGCACAAGATCAATATCATTGATACTCCAGGATACCCGGATTTTGTTGGTGAGGTCGTTGCAGCTGTTCGAGTCGCAGACACCTCCATTTTTGTGATGAATGCCCAGGAAGGGGTTGAGGTGGGTACAGAACTAGCCTGGGCTGCGGCGACGGAGAATGAAAAGCCAGCAATGTTTGTCATTAATCAGATTGATCGCCCCCAAGCGGATGTCGACTCACTCATTACGCAGATGCGAGATCGTTTTGGTTCTGGGATTACGGTCATTCAATTCCCGGGCGGGGCCCCGAATGAATTGATTGATGTGCTGATCATGAAGAAAATTACCTTCGACTCAAGCTCTCAAGGGCCGCCTACATTTAGTGAAATTCCAGATGAGTTTCGCGAACGTGCAGAAGAGTTACACAATGCATTGGTAGAGGACATCGCGGTCAGCGACGAGGAATTGATGGAGAAATATTTGGAGTCAGAGCGATTGACCGAGGATGAAATGCGTGCCGGACTGCGTGATGCAATGCTGCAGAGATCGCTGTATCCAATTTTTTGCACAGCAGCGACCGAGAATGTGGGCTCTGCCCGCCTGATGAGTTTTATCGGTAATGTAGTGCCATCCCCGTTGGAGGCCGCTTCTCTTCCGTTGACGGAGGGTAAGGTGGCTGAACCGAGCATGGAGGGGAATCCGATCGTTTTTGTCTATCGCACAATGGCAGAGCATCATGTCGGAGATTATTCATTCTTTCGTGTATGCAACGGTGCAATCGAGTCGGGAATGGATCTTGAGAATGCTCAATCTGGGACATCTGAGCGCCTGGGGCAGCTCTATGTATTATGTGGGCGCGATCGTGAAACGGTCTCGCGTATGAATATGGGAGACATCGGAGCGTTGGTCAAGCTGCGGGATACCCATACCAATAATACGCTTCACAAGAAAGGAAACAGGGTGGTTGTTACCCCCATTCCCTTCCCAGAACCGCGTTACCGTGAGGCAATTCAAGCGAAGACGGAGGGCGAGGAGGATAAACTTGCACAGGGACTACACCAAATCACTGCAGAGGACCCCTCTCTGGTGGTGATGCATGAGCCGCATTTAAGTCAGATCACTTTGGGTGGGCAGGGGGCGATGCATCTTAAGGTTGCTCAGTATCGGCTCAAGTCCAAGGTGAATGTAGAGGTGGAATACACTCGTCCGCGGGTTGCTTATCGCGAAACCGTTACAACCGAGGCACGCGATTCCTATCGGCATAAGAAACAGACGGGAGGTGCGGGACAGTTCGCTGACATTTCTGTTCTGATTGAGCCACTTGATGGTGAATTTCGGAAGCGACCGGATATCAACGTGCGTAATGTTGCGCAATCCCAAACTGCCTGGGGATCAACGATTGAGTTCATTGATGCAATTGTTGGGGGTGTGATTGATATGCGGCGCTTTTTTGGTGCGATTCAGAAAGGTGTCTTGGAAGGCATGCAAAGAGGTCCTGTGGCGGGTTACCCAGTTGGAGATGTTCGATTTGTCATCTTTGATGGGGGAATGCACTCGGTAGATTCGAATGAGAATGCCTTCAGAACGGCGGCACGGATGGTGTTCCGGGAATCATTCCGCAAAGCAAAACCGGTCATCCTGGAGCCGATCCATGATGTGGAGGTCACTGTACCAGATACATATACGGGGGATGTGATGGGGGATTTGAATGGACGCCGTGCAACGATCAAGGGCATGGAAGCTGAAGGGACGATGCAAAAAATTCTCGTCCAGGTCCCCGAAGCCGAGTTATATCAATACTCCACCCGTGTTCGTTCGATGACACAGGGACGGGGGATCCACAGTGCACGGTTTAGCCATTACCAAGCTATGCCGAGAAATGTGCAGGAAAAGGTCGTGGCTGTTGCTGCCAAAGAGGATCAGGATTAG
- a CDS encoding acetyl-CoA carboxylase carboxyltransferase subunit beta produces the protein MSWFKRTKKGILTSRSGQHEMPAGQWQKCPGCAAVNPVRALNGNLNICPKCDYHGRLGSSEYFALLLDDGSCQLQDQEIISTDPLEFTDRKHYSDRLESTRKKSGLPDAVQAAIGQMDRHTVSIAAMDFKFIGGSMGSVVGEVIARSIRRGVEQNIPVIVIAQSGGARMMEGALSLMQMAKTSAHLARLHEKGIPYISVLTNPTTGGVTASFAMLGDINIAEPGALIGFAGPRVIRETIGQDLPKGFQSSEFLKDHGFVDMVVDRRKLRTTLIHLLNLFQEESSTSKTDGD, from the coding sequence ATGTCTTGGTTCAAAAGAACGAAAAAGGGAATTCTGACTAGTCGTAGTGGTCAGCACGAGATGCCTGCTGGACAATGGCAAAAGTGCCCAGGATGTGCAGCTGTTAACCCTGTCCGGGCACTGAATGGTAATCTGAACATCTGCCCCAAGTGTGACTACCATGGTCGCCTAGGTTCAAGCGAATACTTTGCGCTGCTGCTTGACGATGGCTCCTGCCAACTCCAGGATCAGGAAATTATCTCAACAGATCCCCTTGAGTTTACAGATCGAAAACACTATTCCGATCGGCTTGAGAGCACGCGAAAAAAAAGCGGATTGCCTGACGCAGTACAGGCCGCTATCGGACAAATGGATCGGCATACCGTATCTATCGCTGCCATGGATTTTAAATTCATTGGGGGATCGATGGGCTCCGTTGTCGGTGAAGTCATTGCCCGTTCTATACGTAGAGGGGTTGAACAGAATATTCCCGTCATTGTCATAGCACAAAGTGGCGGAGCCCGGATGATGGAAGGTGCGCTCAGTCTAATGCAGATGGCCAAAACCAGTGCACACCTTGCCCGGTTACACGAAAAGGGGATCCCATATATCTCCGTATTAACGAATCCAACGACTGGCGGTGTGACCGCGTCCTTTGCGATGCTTGGTGATATCAATATCGCCGAACCTGGTGCACTCATCGGTTTCGCGGGCCCCCGTGTTATCCGCGAAACGATTGGGCAAGATCTCCCAAAAGGATTTCAAAGTTCCGAGTTTCTCAAAGACCATGGTTTTGTCGATATGGTCGTGGATCGACGAAAACTTCGTACAACATTGATCCACCTTCTCAACCTTTTCCAAGAAGAATCATCTACCAGTAAGACAGATGGTGATTGA
- the nagB gene encoding glucosamine-6-phosphate deaminase — translation MVIECFQDYESVSSRAAELVCEVISENPSGVFGFATGSTPERLYELLVTRYQRGEISFDRLTTVNLDEYIGLAINHEQSYATFMQHHLFGHVNVRPDSIHFPATVPDPSAFERLIQNKGGIDLQILGLGSNGHIGFNEPGSPFDSRTRVVSLAPSTIQDNARFFDSIEDVPHQAVTMGIQTIMEARKIVLLACGPAKADAVARCLQGAQTEDVPGSCLQAHSDVTVLLDEAAFSGLNK, via the coding sequence ATGGTGATTGAATGCTTCCAAGATTACGAGTCCGTAAGCTCACGTGCTGCGGAACTCGTATGTGAAGTTATCTCCGAAAATCCCAGCGGTGTATTTGGATTTGCGACGGGGAGTACGCCTGAAAGACTCTACGAGTTACTCGTCACCCGTTATCAGCGTGGCGAGATCTCGTTTGACCGACTCACTACGGTGAATCTGGATGAATATATCGGGCTTGCCATCAACCATGAGCAATCCTACGCGACTTTCATGCAACATCACCTTTTTGGGCATGTCAATGTGCGGCCAGATTCCATTCACTTCCCGGCAACAGTCCCAGACCCGTCAGCGTTTGAGCGACTCATTCAGAACAAAGGGGGGATTGATCTTCAGATTTTGGGGCTCGGAAGCAATGGCCATATTGGCTTCAATGAACCTGGCTCGCCATTTGATTCCCGTACCCGGGTTGTATCACTTGCCCCATCGACGATCCAGGACAATGCCCGATTTTTCGATTCCATAGAAGATGTACCCCACCAAGCAGTAACGATGGGGATACAAACAATAATGGAGGCCCGCAAGATCGTGCTGCTCGCATGTGGCCCCGCAAAAGCCGATGCGGTAGCACGGTGCCTGCAAGGCGCCCAGACAGAAGACGTGCCAGGTAGTTGCCTACAGGCTCATTCTGATGTCACTGTATTGCTGGATGAAGCTGCATTTTCGGGGCTTAACAAGTAA
- a CDS encoding 3-deoxy-7-phosphoheptulonate synthase produces MILILKPNTDQDSPRYGLLTRYLDSLVNITYQVRHIQGTGQRLTEIYLLGDTKSLSMEFMRSLPCVQRVVRVQEAYRVLGRHGQEDFPHQFEYNGITFNQTNLHVFAGLCAVDTPEHVELMMKALKENGQACTRMGAYKPRTNPYSFQGHGKNCLPYVFQLAGKYDIRIICMEVTHESHILEIHEALEATGHPTGVMLQIGTRNTQNFELLKCAGRQDNYPVLIKRGFGITLNESLNAAEYLASEGNRRVIFALRGMKTNLGDPHRNFVDFSHVPVVHRLTRMPVCIDPSHSVGNRQRSPDGLLDVMHATAQGIIAGANMVLVDFHPKPAKALVDGPQALRPDELPLFLEDVQIARDAYLKRVALVQSRQEAA; encoded by the coding sequence GTGATACTCATATTAAAACCCAATACGGACCAGGATTCGCCACGGTATGGACTCCTGACGCGTTATCTGGACTCGCTCGTGAACATTACCTATCAAGTCCGGCATATTCAGGGTACTGGTCAGCGACTGACTGAGATCTACCTACTGGGGGATACCAAATCCCTCTCAATGGAATTCATGCGAAGCCTGCCCTGCGTGCAGCGTGTAGTCCGTGTACAGGAAGCCTACCGAGTGCTCGGAAGACATGGCCAGGAAGACTTCCCTCATCAGTTTGAATACAACGGAATCACATTCAATCAAACGAATCTCCATGTATTTGCTGGACTGTGCGCAGTGGATACTCCGGAGCATGTAGAACTCATGATGAAGGCGCTCAAGGAAAACGGGCAAGCCTGCACTCGAATGGGAGCCTACAAACCACGTACTAATCCCTATTCTTTCCAGGGACACGGAAAAAACTGTCTCCCCTATGTCTTTCAACTCGCGGGCAAATACGACATCCGAATCATTTGCATGGAAGTCACGCACGAATCGCATATCCTAGAGATTCATGAGGCTCTCGAGGCCACAGGGCATCCCACCGGCGTCATGCTGCAGATCGGTACGCGTAATACACAGAATTTTGAACTACTCAAGTGTGCTGGCCGTCAGGATAACTACCCCGTCCTGATCAAGAGAGGATTTGGAATCACATTAAATGAATCACTGAATGCGGCGGAATACCTGGCCAGTGAAGGGAATCGACGCGTGATCTTTGCACTGCGTGGAATGAAAACGAACCTGGGTGATCCACATCGAAATTTCGTTGACTTCTCGCATGTACCGGTCGTCCATCGACTCACTCGAATGCCTGTATGCATTGATCCATCCCACTCTGTCGGCAACAGGCAACGAAGCCCGGATGGATTATTGGATGTGATGCATGCTACAGCACAGGGCATTATCGCCGGAGCAAATATGGTACTTGTTGATTTCCATCCAAAACCTGCCAAGGCATTGGTGGATGGCCCCCAGGCACTGCGTCCAGATGAACTTCCGCTCTTTCTGGAAGATGTTCAGATTGCACGTGATGCCTATCTCAAACGTGTTGCGCTGGTTCAATCCAGACAAGAGGCCGCGTAA
- a CDS encoding M3 family oligoendopeptidase has product MDSQTTGAENVHWDLTHLYLSESDLRKDLIDVTSDAERFNKSWRGRVASLEVIQMKEAITEYELIQERVGRAMTYAYLSWVTATDDPVRGALLQHVRELSTQISKNLLFFGLEWMRVDDDQARVLMEGDELAGYRHFLECERLLKDYTLSEAEEKILAETQVTGRSAWMRYFTETTSRMRFTLRGEVLPQEHLLTKLHAHDRGLRKEAADSFSKGLASNEHTLTYIFNTLLADKAANDRMRGLPHWLKSRNLGNEIADETAEALVQAVVSRYDLVARFYELKAKILGLNPLYDYDRYAPVGESDTHYSWSNARHITLESYRGFHTLLADVAERFFEEKWIDAPVQVGKQGGAFSHGSVPSVHPYVLLNYTGRARDVQTLAHELGHGVHQFLSREQGYLQASTPLTTAETASVFGEMLTFQRLLAEEPNPRNVLTLLVSKIDDTMATVFRQVAMNRFEHAIHTARREEGELSSDKFAEYWMSTQSAMFGNSVVLTEQYRSWWSYIPHFLHTPGYVYAYAFGELLVLALYKRYLESPDEFPDQYIELMRAGGSDWPHILVGRLGVDLQDPEFWHKGLSEVEALIERAEACYAASCLD; this is encoded by the coding sequence ATGGACTCTCAAACGACCGGTGCTGAAAATGTACATTGGGATCTGACTCATCTTTATCTGAGTGAGTCCGATTTACGAAAAGACCTGATTGATGTAACCAGTGACGCGGAAAGGTTTAACAAGTCATGGAGGGGCAGGGTAGCAAGTCTGGAGGTAATTCAGATGAAGGAGGCGATCACGGAGTACGAGCTGATTCAAGAGCGGGTTGGTCGCGCAATGACTTATGCCTACCTCTCGTGGGTTACGGCTACGGATGATCCGGTACGTGGCGCACTTCTGCAGCATGTTCGTGAGTTGTCCACGCAAATTAGTAAGAACCTGCTATTCTTTGGGTTGGAGTGGATGAGAGTGGATGATGATCAGGCTCGGGTATTGATGGAGGGTGACGAACTTGCCGGATATCGTCATTTTCTAGAATGTGAACGACTTCTTAAGGACTACACCCTCTCAGAGGCAGAGGAGAAGATTCTGGCAGAGACGCAGGTGACCGGAAGATCTGCCTGGATGCGCTACTTCACTGAGACAACCAGTAGAATGCGCTTTACACTTCGAGGAGAAGTTCTTCCTCAGGAGCATTTGCTCACAAAGCTTCATGCCCACGACCGGGGACTACGCAAAGAGGCTGCGGACAGCTTTTCAAAAGGGCTCGCCTCGAATGAGCATACGCTCACGTACATCTTCAATACACTGCTGGCTGACAAGGCTGCAAATGACCGTATGCGAGGGTTGCCACACTGGCTCAAGTCCCGTAACCTGGGCAATGAGATTGCCGATGAAACAGCAGAAGCTCTGGTGCAGGCGGTAGTGAGCCGTTATGACCTGGTGGCTCGCTTTTATGAACTTAAGGCTAAAATTCTGGGGCTCAACCCACTTTATGATTATGACCGGTATGCACCTGTCGGAGAGAGCGACACCCACTATTCATGGAGTAATGCCAGACATATTACCCTGGAGAGTTACCGGGGATTTCATACACTTCTGGCGGATGTTGCCGAGCGGTTTTTTGAAGAAAAGTGGATCGATGCACCCGTACAGGTGGGCAAGCAGGGTGGGGCATTCAGCCATGGCTCAGTCCCCAGTGTACATCCCTACGTGCTGTTAAATTATACCGGGCGTGCACGAGATGTGCAAACCCTAGCACATGAGCTTGGGCATGGGGTGCATCAGTTCCTTTCAAGAGAACAGGGTTACTTGCAGGCTTCTACCCCGTTAACTACGGCGGAGACGGCCTCTGTGTTCGGGGAGATGCTTACGTTCCAGCGCTTGTTGGCGGAAGAGCCTAATCCACGTAATGTGCTGACGCTTCTGGTGAGCAAGATTGATGATACCATGGCAACCGTCTTCCGCCAAGTTGCCATGAATCGATTTGAGCACGCGATCCACACCGCAAGGCGTGAGGAGGGAGAATTATCGTCGGATAAATTTGCAGAGTACTGGATGTCTACTCAATCAGCTATGTTTGGCAATAGCGTGGTACTCACTGAGCAGTATCGTAGCTGGTGGAGTTATATCCCGCATTTTTTGCATACACCAGGCTATGTCTACGCATATGCATTCGGGGAGCTGTTAGTATTGGCCCTGTATAAACGCTACCTCGAATCTCCTGACGAATTTCCAGATCAATACATTGAGTTAATGAGGGCAGGTGGATCCGATTGGCCACATATCCTTGTTGGCCGCTTGGGGGTTGACTTGCAAGATCCAGAATTCTGGCACAAAGGACTCAGTGAGGTCGAAGCACTGATCGAGCGGGCCGAAGCCTGTTACGCGGCCTCTTGTCTGGATTGA
- the ytxJ gene encoding bacillithiol system redox-active protein YtxJ: MSYQSIDSINDFDAILKQSDSETVAVFKHSSTCDLSATAKDEMANVKLPVFELVVQTARPLSNHIEAHFGIRHESPQVILISRGESIYNASHRAVTADSIHAAAAQ; encoded by the coding sequence ATGTCCTATCAGTCAATTGACTCCATTAATGATTTCGATGCGATCCTAAAACAGTCCGATTCGGAAACAGTCGCAGTCTTCAAGCATAGCTCCACTTGCGATCTCTCTGCTACGGCCAAGGATGAAATGGCAAACGTCAAGCTCCCCGTCTTTGAGCTTGTTGTTCAGACGGCACGCCCTCTGTCCAATCATATTGAGGCTCATTTTGGGATTCGACACGAATCGCCTCAAGTGATTTTAATCTCCCGAGGCGAGTCCATCTATAACGCGTCTCATCGGGCTGTGACTGCGGACAGTATCCACGCAGCTGCTGCACAGTAG
- a CDS encoding DUF3470 domain-containing protein: MKPENEDDPDSKWLKFNTEYFGVWRNITRMRESPEDHEEFVQITNKFAEFLSLNPGKATINLASDIALSLTSGRGTSRLLRMAHLTPGPLLCSSCVDTVRSHSPMRRVIDGLASGD, translated from the coding sequence ATGAAGCCAGAAAATGAGGATGATCCTGACTCCAAATGGCTAAAATTCAATACGGAATATTTCGGGGTCTGGCGAAATATCACTCGAATGAGAGAGTCGCCAGAAGATCACGAGGAATTTGTTCAAATAACGAACAAATTTGCGGAATTTCTCAGCCTAAATCCGGGTAAAGCGACTATAAATCTGGCCAGCGATATAGCATTATCCCTAACCAGCGGACGGGGAACCTCAAGATTGCTTAGAATGGCTCATCTGACTCCTGGACCACTACTGTGCAGCAGCTGCGTGGATACTGTCCGCAGTCACAGCCCGATGAGACGCGTTATAGATGGACTCGCCTCGGGAGATTAA